A genomic stretch from Acetobacter ascendens includes:
- the hslU gene encoding ATP-dependent protease ATPase subunit HslU — protein MDAPNFSPREIVSELDRFIVGQQDAKRAVAIAMRNRWRRAQLSEGMREEVVPKNILMIGPTGCGKTEIARRLAKLAQAPFLKVEATKFTEVGYVGRDVDSIVRDLVEVSITMLKTSRRKDVEEKAQQAAEERIVDALAGEGSSADTKSKFRSMLRSGQLEDKEIDIAVTEQAPAGSGEMPGAMPGQAINVGDMMKAFMNRAPKQKKLKVSVAREYLKREEADRLLDGEALTREAVANAQENGIVFLDEIDKVCARASESGAKGGDVSREGVQRDLLPLIEGTTVSTKYGPVNTDHILFIASGAFHLAKPSDLLPELQGRLPIRVELQPLSREDLRRILTDPEHSLLKQYIALMGTEGVTLNFADDAIDALAELAADINDRVENIGARRLATVLERLLEDVSFTASDRKGEAVEVNAAMVQEKVAPLARKGDLSRFIL, from the coding sequence ATGGATGCTCCTAATTTTTCCCCACGTGAAATTGTAAGCGAGCTGGATCGGTTTATTGTGGGCCAGCAGGATGCCAAGCGGGCCGTGGCTATTGCTATGCGTAACCGCTGGCGGCGTGCGCAGCTTTCTGAGGGCATGCGTGAAGAGGTTGTGCCCAAAAACATCCTCATGATCGGCCCCACGGGCTGTGGTAAAACGGAAATTGCCCGCAGGCTGGCAAAACTTGCGCAGGCCCCTTTTTTGAAGGTGGAAGCCACTAAGTTTACCGAAGTGGGGTACGTGGGCCGTGATGTAGACAGCATTGTGCGCGATCTGGTGGAAGTGTCCATCACCATGCTGAAAACATCGCGCCGCAAGGATGTTGAAGAAAAAGCCCAGCAGGCAGCGGAAGAACGCATTGTGGATGCGCTAGCGGGGGAAGGATCTTCTGCCGATACAAAAAGCAAATTCCGCAGCATGCTGCGCAGCGGCCAGCTTGAAGATAAGGAAATTGATATTGCCGTAACCGAGCAGGCCCCTGCCGGAAGCGGTGAAATGCCCGGAGCTATGCCGGGGCAGGCCATCAATGTAGGCGATATGATGAAAGCCTTCATGAACCGTGCCCCCAAGCAGAAGAAACTCAAGGTTTCTGTGGCACGGGAATACCTGAAGCGTGAAGAAGCAGACCGCCTGCTGGATGGTGAGGCCCTCACGCGGGAAGCGGTGGCAAATGCGCAGGAAAACGGCATTGTCTTTTTAGATGAGATAGACAAGGTGTGTGCCCGTGCATCAGAAAGCGGTGCAAAAGGTGGCGATGTCTCTCGCGAAGGGGTGCAGCGCGATCTGCTGCCGCTTATTGAAGGCACAACCGTTTCCACCAAATACGGGCCGGTTAATACAGACCATATTCTGTTTATTGCCTCTGGCGCGTTCCATTTGGCTAAGCCGTCCGATCTTTTGCCAGAACTTCAGGGCCGTTTACCTATTCGGGTAGAATTGCAGCCGCTTAGCCGTGAAGACTTGCGCCGCATTCTAACAGATCCCGAACATTCTCTGCTGAAACAGTATATCGCTCTGATGGGAACAGAAGGTGTTACCTTAAACTTTGCGGATGATGCGATAGATGCGCTGGCTGAACTGGCAGCAGATATTAACGACCGTGTAGAAAATATTGGGGCGCGGCGCCTTGCCACGGTGCTGGAAAGATTGTTGGAAGATGTATCTTTCACGGCATCGGACCGTAAGGGCGAAGCTGTGGAAGTAAATGCTGCAATGGTGCAGGAAAAAGTCGCGCCACTGGCGCGCAAGGGAGATCTGAGCAGGTTTATTCTGTAA
- a CDS encoding SufE family protein codes for MEAPFVTPQEDTAEEAIEAIRDELEIFDDWMERYQYIIEMGRKLPPFPKEWCDDAHRVPGCQSQVWLEEKEEDGKLYFAGLSDAAIVCGLVALLLRVYSGRSKEEIQATDLKFLRDLGLVQALSTNRGNGVEAMARAIRSVAASAVA; via the coding sequence ATGGAAGCACCATTTGTAACGCCGCAGGAAGATACGGCAGAAGAAGCTATTGAAGCCATCCGCGATGAGCTGGAAATCTTTGATGATTGGATGGAGCGGTATCAGTACATCATAGAAATGGGGCGCAAGCTGCCTCCTTTTCCTAAAGAATGGTGTGATGATGCCCACCGCGTGCCCGGCTGCCAAAGCCAGGTATGGCTGGAAGAAAAGGAAGAGGACGGCAAACTGTATTTTGCAGGTCTGTCTGACGCCGCCATAGTGTGCGGGCTGGTAGCCTTGTTGCTGCGTGTGTATTCCGGCCGATCTAAGGAAGAAATTCAGGCAACAGATCTCAAATTTTTGCGTGATCTGGGGCTTGTGCAAGCACTTTCCACCAACCGAGGCAACGGCGTGGAAGCTATGGCGCGGGCTATTCGTTCCGTTGCGGCTTCTGCTGTGGCCTGA
- a CDS encoding xanthine dehydrogenase family protein molybdopterin-binding subunit, whose protein sequence is MGKLERIAARQDRAAGRGPTRRGFLLTAMGSAFMFGFARQGNAAQVYPQAAGNLPAGGAFEPTIWCSIAPDGWVNVNVIRAEMGQHVGTALARIIADEMEADWNKVRITYVDTDPKWGLMITGGSWSVWLTWDQFRQAGAAARTVMVEEGARLLGVAPSACIARNGQVIAGKRSISYGDIVSRAHPTRTFTPDEMAKLPLKPSSEHRLIGREVKALDIPSKTDGSAIYGIDAKLEGMVYTRPKMPPTRYGSKVVSVDDTEAKKVKGYIRYIVLEDPSNTVPGWVAVLASSYPAAIRATDALKVTWTPGKTANVTEQDIIEHGRKQIAEKTGGSRIFNDAGVDEALAKADKVVERTYTCSSVLHYQLEPMNALARLHEGKWEVHCGNQWQTLFLPVIAKALQVPESDVVMRSYLLGGGFGRRLNGDYAVPAALISKALGGKPVKLVFTRSDDVLFDSIRSPSIQTVRAGVNKDGSINGWEHHASAGWPTGVMAAAFMEKGEDGKPYDQFAIAGADHWYDVGPILVRALDNDLADATIRPGWLRSVSSGWTPWAHECFLDELAHDYGKDPIDFRLGLLTCKGRNAGSAPNSVGGASRQANVLKKLVEKCGYGKVSLPKDTAIGIATTFGQERNMPTWTAGAAQVHVDRETGVVTCQKIWLVLDAGTIIDPDGALAQTEGGALWGLSMALFEGTEIENGNVRDRNLNTYTPLRITDVPDMDIEFLPSTEKPMGLGEPGVTTIAPAIGNAIFNAVGVRMRHLPVRPADILKALKEKGNA, encoded by the coding sequence ATGGGTAAGCTGGAACGCATTGCAGCCCGGCAGGATCGGGCCGCAGGCCGTGGGCCTACGCGCCGCGGTTTTCTGCTTACGGCCATGGGCTCGGCCTTTATGTTCGGCTTTGCGCGGCAGGGTAACGCTGCGCAGGTTTATCCGCAGGCCGCAGGCAATCTGCCCGCTGGTGGTGCGTTTGAACCCACAATCTGGTGCTCCATTGCGCCAGATGGCTGGGTGAACGTAAATGTTATTCGTGCAGAAATGGGCCAGCATGTTGGCACAGCCCTTGCCCGGATTATTGCCGATGAAATGGAAGCGGACTGGAACAAGGTTCGGATCACCTATGTAGATACAGACCCCAAGTGGGGCCTGATGATTACAGGTGGTTCCTGGTCTGTCTGGCTGACGTGGGATCAGTTCCGCCAAGCTGGTGCAGCAGCCCGCACTGTGATGGTGGAAGAAGGCGCACGCCTGCTGGGTGTGGCTCCTTCTGCCTGTATCGCACGCAATGGGCAGGTTATTGCGGGCAAGCGCTCCATTTCCTACGGTGATATTGTCAGCCGTGCACACCCCACCCGCACCTTTACGCCAGATGAAATGGCCAAGCTGCCGCTGAAGCCTTCATCCGAACACCGGTTGATCGGGCGTGAAGTTAAAGCGCTCGATATCCCTTCCAAAACAGATGGCTCCGCCATTTATGGCATTGATGCCAAGCTGGAAGGCATGGTGTATACCCGCCCCAAAATGCCGCCCACGCGGTATGGCTCCAAAGTGGTTTCTGTTGATGATACAGAAGCCAAAAAGGTTAAGGGCTATATCCGCTACATTGTGCTGGAAGATCCTTCCAACACTGTGCCGGGCTGGGTTGCGGTTCTTGCTTCCTCCTACCCTGCTGCCATCCGCGCAACAGATGCCCTGAAAGTTACGTGGACACCGGGTAAAACCGCCAACGTGACTGAACAGGACATTATTGAGCACGGCCGCAAGCAGATTGCCGAAAAAACCGGCGGTTCGCGCATCTTCAATGATGCCGGAGTGGATGAAGCGCTGGCCAAAGCCGATAAGGTGGTGGAACGCACCTATACGTGCTCTTCCGTGCTGCATTATCAGCTAGAACCCATGAACGCTCTTGCCCGCCTGCATGAAGGCAAGTGGGAAGTGCATTGTGGCAACCAGTGGCAGACCCTTTTCCTGCCCGTTATTGCCAAGGCGCTTCAGGTTCCTGAATCCGATGTGGTGATGCGCAGCTACCTATTGGGGGGTGGTTTTGGCCGCCGCCTGAACGGGGATTACGCAGTTCCCGCCGCGCTGATTTCCAAGGCATTGGGTGGCAAGCCTGTTAAACTGGTCTTCACGCGTTCTGATGACGTGCTGTTTGATTCCATCCGCTCACCGTCCATCCAGACAGTGCGCGCTGGCGTTAACAAAGATGGCTCCATCAATGGGTGGGAACATCATGCTTCTGCAGGTTGGCCAACAGGCGTGATGGCTGCTGCCTTTATGGAAAAAGGTGAAGACGGTAAACCATACGATCAGTTCGCTATTGCGGGTGCTGACCATTGGTACGACGTAGGCCCCATTCTGGTGCGCGCACTGGATAATGATCTGGCAGACGCCACTATCCGCCCCGGCTGGTTGCGTTCGGTCAGTTCCGGCTGGACGCCTTGGGCGCATGAATGCTTTTTGGATGAACTGGCCCATGATTATGGGAAAGACCCAATTGATTTCCGCCTTGGGCTGCTCACGTGCAAAGGCCGTAATGCAGGTAGTGCTCCCAACTCTGTTGGTGGCGCATCCCGTCAGGCCAATGTGCTCAAAAAGCTGGTAGAAAAGTGCGGTTACGGCAAAGTCAGCCTGCCTAAAGATACGGCCATTGGCATTGCCACCACCTTCGGGCAGGAACGCAACATGCCAACATGGACAGCAGGTGCCGCACAGGTACATGTTGACCGCGAAACAGGCGTTGTAACCTGCCAGAAAATCTGGCTAGTGCTGGATGCTGGCACGATTATTGACCCAGACGGCGCTTTGGCCCAAACCGAAGGCGGCGCACTGTGGGGCCTGAGCATGGCGCTGTTTGAAGGCACAGAAATTGAAAACGGCAACGTGCGTGACCGCAACCTGAACACCTATACGCCCCTGCGTATTACAGATGTGCCGGATATGGATATTGAATTCCTGCCCAGCACAGAAAAACCCATGGGTCTTGGTGAACCAGGTGTAACCACCATTGCGCCAGCTATTGGCAACGCCATTTTCAATGCTGTTGGCGTGCGTATGCGGCACCTGCCTGTGCGCCCGGCTGACATTTTGAAAGCGCTGAAAGAAAAAGGGAACGCCTGA
- a CDS encoding (2Fe-2S)-binding protein, which translates to MIKFKLNGRDVSVDVPEDTPLLWALRDDLDQTGTKFGCGVGQCGACTVLVGGRATRSCITPISSLEGADVTTIEGLHPEGKHPVQEAWKDIQVPQCGYCQSGQIMQAVSLLKDYPDPTDEQIDGVMGGSLCRCMTYVRIRKAIKKAAAAMQKEEASHG; encoded by the coding sequence ATGATAAAATTCAAACTCAATGGCCGTGACGTTTCCGTCGATGTGCCAGAAGATACCCCTTTGTTGTGGGCCCTGCGTGATGATCTGGACCAGACAGGCACAAAGTTTGGTTGTGGCGTAGGCCAGTGCGGTGCATGCACCGTGCTGGTGGGTGGCCGTGCCACCCGCTCCTGCATTACGCCCATTAGCTCCCTTGAAGGCGCTGATGTGACCACCATTGAAGGCCTGCACCCAGAAGGCAAACACCCCGTGCAGGAAGCCTGGAAGGATATTCAGGTTCCGCAGTGTGGGTACTGCCAGTCCGGCCAGATCATGCAGGCTGTCAGCCTTCTGAAAGATTATCCCGACCCTACGGATGAGCAGATTGATGGCGTAATGGGCGGTAGCCTGTGCCGCTGCATGACGTATGTGCGCATCCGCAAGGCAATCAAGAAAGCAGCCGCCGCCATGCAGAAGGAGGAGGCATCTCATGGGTAA
- a CDS encoding c-type cytochrome, with translation MIKRLLAGVAAAGVLGGLGFLYYAWYPPIEPIERPNPASFSAEQIERGRIVAAEGYCAECHTRTDNGGGPELAGDYKMDTPFGAIYSSNITPDVEMGIGSWSEEAFRRAMHLGVSRKGVHLIPAFPYDHFTKMTDQDISDLYAYIMTRPAVHMSRRPNELPFPLSLRLLQAGWKLLYLRPGVYKPDPRHDALWNRGAYLAEGNAHCGACHTPRDLMGAEKKGSAYDGAVVDNWIAPALNEHNPTPTTWTEDELFQYLRFGVAPLHGPAGGPMSPVPHRFLSTVPEADVHAIAHYFADVDHAAEREKNDKAALARAMEESKTDLIGPNVDPDAKLYQGACAACHYNAAPTPVLGRPDLALNNALWLDEPTNLYQVMLRGLTAEEGQSDVAMPSFYNALSDKDMARIAAYLRRTRTTLPPWTNLEKKAAEVRKTVQPVPVNSSH, from the coding sequence GTGATCAAACGTCTTCTAGCGGGAGTAGCCGCGGCCGGGGTCCTTGGGGGGCTCGGGTTCTTATATTATGCGTGGTATCCACCAATTGAACCAATTGAGCGGCCAAACCCCGCCAGCTTTTCTGCCGAGCAGATAGAGCGTGGGCGGATTGTTGCTGCCGAAGGGTATTGCGCTGAATGCCATACCCGCACAGATAACGGCGGCGGCCCAGAACTGGCTGGTGACTATAAAATGGATACCCCGTTCGGGGCCATCTATTCTTCCAACATCACACCAGATGTTGAAATGGGCATTGGTTCCTGGTCGGAAGAAGCCTTCCGCCGCGCCATGCACCTTGGTGTCTCCCGCAAGGGCGTGCATCTGATCCCGGCTTTCCCGTACGATCATTTCACCAAGATGACGGATCAGGATATTTCCGATCTGTATGCCTACATCATGACACGTCCGGCCGTGCATATGTCACGCCGCCCGAACGAACTACCCTTCCCCCTCAGCCTGCGTCTGCTGCAGGCTGGCTGGAAGCTGCTGTATCTGCGCCCCGGCGTGTACAAGCCCGACCCTCGGCATGATGCGTTGTGGAACCGTGGTGCCTATTTGGCCGAAGGCAACGCCCATTGCGGCGCGTGCCATACCCCGCGTGACCTCATGGGGGCCGAAAAGAAAGGCTCTGCCTATGATGGCGCTGTGGTGGATAACTGGATTGCGCCCGCCCTTAACGAGCACAACCCAACCCCCACCACATGGACGGAAGACGAGCTGTTCCAGTATCTGCGCTTTGGCGTAGCACCGCTGCACGGTCCGGCTGGTGGGCCTATGTCTCCCGTGCCGCATCGCTTCCTTTCCACCGTGCCGGAAGCAGATGTGCATGCCATTGCGCATTACTTTGCGGATGTGGACCACGCTGCCGAACGTGAAAAGAACGATAAAGCAGCCTTGGCTCGCGCCATGGAAGAATCCAAAACCGATCTGATTGGCCCGAATGTGGACCCGGACGCAAAGCTGTATCAGGGTGCCTGTGCAGCCTGCCATTACAACGCAGCGCCCACCCCTGTTCTTGGCCGCCCGGATCTGGCGCTAAACAACGCACTGTGGCTGGATGAGCCCACAAACCTGTATCAGGTTATGCTACGTGGGCTTACGGCGGAAGAAGGGCAATCTGACGTTGCCATGCCTAGCTTCTACAATGCGCTGTCCGACAAGGATATGGCCCGCATTGCCGCCTATCTGCGCCGCACCCGCACCACACTGCCGCCGTGGACAAACCTTGAGAAAAAGGCCGCCGAAGTGCGCAAGACCGTCCAGCCAGTTCCTGTCAATTCTTCGCACTAA
- a CDS encoding mannitol dehydrogenase family protein, translating to MIPLSNATLHQLPIQVTTPRYDRQKTTAGIAHLGVGNFHRAHQAMYINKVLEREGHQGWAIVGVGLRNTPREDRRAAIMAEQDNLYTLTAFAPDGSHETNAIGSIIEYVHAAKDRAAAIKRLTDPNIKIVTLTITEGGYYLDAEGNFTLDHPDIKADLARDVPETAFGLVCEALRQRRESGTGPFTVLSCDNLRHNGKAARTAFCAYATARDPVLGAWIKENVTFPSSMVDRITPSVGDADITRLNALNGVADQMPIFAEDFTQWVIEDNFCDGRPELETVGVQFTDDVGPYEQVKLRMLNASHSMLALPGVLMGYDTVPHAIEDTLLLGHLERFLAEDASPFITPPKGVSLAQYAQQVLHRFRNPAVGDQLLRIASDSGSKLPVFLTDTVNGVLGSGRDHWRLAFGTACFLEYLRGTTDQGTPYTITEPAINAEQLALARAEDLAAGLQMTVFAGWNLKDHPSFATDVVKIRQSIRAQGTHKTLAQHAG from the coding sequence ATGATCCCTCTTTCCAACGCCACACTGCATCAGCTTCCCATTCAGGTTACAACGCCACGTTATGATCGGCAGAAAACCACGGCAGGCATTGCTCATCTTGGCGTGGGCAATTTTCATCGCGCCCATCAGGCCATGTATATTAACAAAGTTCTGGAGCGTGAGGGCCATCAAGGCTGGGCCATTGTTGGCGTAGGCCTGCGCAACACCCCGCGTGAAGATAGGCGCGCTGCCATTATGGCGGAACAGGATAACCTGTACACACTCACCGCTTTTGCACCCGATGGCTCCCATGAAACCAATGCTATCGGCAGCATTATAGAATATGTGCATGCAGCCAAAGATCGTGCTGCCGCCATTAAGCGCCTGACAGACCCGAATATTAAAATTGTCACCCTCACCATTACAGAAGGTGGGTACTACTTGGATGCTGAAGGTAACTTCACGCTCGATCACCCTGATATTAAAGCAGATTTAGCACGTGATGTACCCGAAACTGCATTTGGGTTGGTATGTGAAGCCCTGCGTCAGCGGCGCGAAAGCGGCACCGGCCCCTTTACAGTACTAAGCTGCGATAACCTGCGCCACAATGGCAAAGCTGCCCGCACGGCTTTCTGCGCCTACGCCACAGCGCGCGATCCTGTTTTGGGTGCGTGGATAAAGGAAAACGTGACCTTTCCATCCAGCATGGTGGACCGGATTACGCCATCTGTTGGTGATGCAGATATTACACGTTTGAATGCCCTTAACGGCGTTGCTGACCAGATGCCCATTTTTGCAGAAGATTTTACGCAATGGGTGATTGAAGATAATTTCTGCGATGGCCGACCAGAACTGGAAACCGTGGGCGTGCAGTTTACAGATGATGTGGGGCCTTATGAGCAGGTAAAACTGCGGATGCTCAATGCCTCCCACTCTATGCTGGCACTTCCCGGCGTACTGATGGGGTATGACACCGTGCCGCATGCCATAGAAGACACTTTGCTGCTGGGGCATCTGGAACGTTTTCTGGCAGAAGATGCCTCACCGTTCATTACACCACCCAAAGGCGTTTCTCTGGCACAATATGCCCAACAGGTACTGCACCGCTTCCGCAACCCTGCGGTGGGCGATCAGCTTTTGCGCATTGCTTCTGATAGCGGCTCCAAACTGCCTGTATTCCTGACAGATACTGTCAATGGCGTTCTGGGCTCCGGGCGCGATCATTGGCGGCTGGCGTTTGGCACAGCCTGCTTTTTGGAATATTTGCGTGGCACCACGGATCAGGGCACGCCCTATACCATTACAGAACCTGCCATCAACGCCGAACAACTCGCATTGGCGCGCGCAGAAGATCTGGCCGCAGGATTGCAGATGACTGTTTTTGCGGGTTGGAACCTGAAAGATCACCCCAGCTTCGCAACCGATGTTGTTAAAATTCGCCAGAGCATTCGTGCTCAGGGCACACATAAAACCCTTGCCCAGCACGCTGGCTAA
- the rpmI gene encoding 50S ribosomal protein L35 — MPKMKTKSSVKKRFKITATGKVLSGPCGKRHGLIKRTQKMKRSARGTQTMTPQDGRTVKQWAPYGL, encoded by the coding sequence ATGCCCAAGATGAAGACCAAATCGTCGGTCAAGAAGCGGTTTAAAATCACCGCAACCGGCAAGGTGCTCTCTGGTCCGTGCGGTAAACGCCACGGCCTTATCAAGCGCACACAGAAAATGAAGCGCTCCGCTCGCGGCACGCAGACCATGACCCCGCAGGACGGTCGTACCGTCAAGCAGTGGGCCCCCTACGGGCTATAA
- the rplT gene encoding 50S ribosomal protein L20 codes for MARVKRGVTTLARHKKVLELAKGYRGRSSTNYRIALERVEKALRYAYRDRRNKKREFRALWIQRINAAVREHGLTYSRFINGLDKAGIEIDRKVLAAIAFDDAATFAEIVKKAQAALAA; via the coding sequence ATGGCACGTGTAAAACGGGGTGTTACCACCCTTGCTCGTCATAAAAAGGTTCTGGAACTGGCCAAGGGTTATCGTGGCCGCTCCTCCACCAACTATCGCATTGCGCTGGAACGTGTTGAAAAGGCACTGCGCTATGCTTACCGTGACCGCCGCAACAAAAAGCGTGAATTCCGCGCTCTGTGGATTCAGCGTATCAACGCTGCGGTGCGCGAACATGGCCTGACCTACAGCCGTTTCATTAACGGTCTGGACAAGGCTGGTATCGAAATCGATCGTAAGGTGCTGGCCGCCATTGCGTTTGATGATGCCGCAACTTTTGCTGAAATCGTAAAGAAGGCTCAGGCTGCTCTGGCTGCCTGA
- the pheS gene encoding phenylalanine--tRNA ligase subunit alpha, which yields MSNDLEILRQEVLSELAGATDLKAWDTVRVSTLGKSGRLTALLKALGKMQPDERKARGVALNRLRDELTRAVEARGKELEAAELEARLVAERVDVTLPPLPVERGYLHPISRTIEEMTAIFGAMGFKVAEGPDIETDWHNFSALNTPDHHPARTDHDTFYLPPQPGLDVTRVLRTQTSGVQIRTMLAQKPPIRVIVPGRTYRADHDATHSPMFHQCEGLVVGKGITLGHLKGCLIEFLRAFFGKPELPVRFRSSYFPFTEPSLEVDIGWSRKTGEIGGGEDWLEVLGAGMIHARVLANCGLDPREWQGFAFGMGIERLAMLKNGIPDLRSFYESDIRWLRYYGSDPLAPALLHEGV from the coding sequence ATGAGCAACGATCTTGAGATTCTGCGGCAGGAAGTCCTGTCCGAACTGGCTGGCGCCACAGACCTGAAAGCATGGGATACCGTGCGTGTTAGTACACTGGGAAAATCCGGTAGGCTGACGGCTTTGCTCAAAGCGCTGGGGAAAATGCAGCCCGATGAACGCAAAGCCCGCGGTGTAGCGCTCAACCGCCTGCGTGATGAACTCACTCGCGCTGTTGAAGCGCGTGGGAAAGAGCTGGAAGCCGCAGAGCTGGAAGCTCGCCTGGTTGCCGAGCGGGTAGATGTTACCTTGCCGCCACTGCCGGTTGAGCGTGGCTATCTGCACCCTATCAGCCGCACGATTGAAGAAATGACCGCCATTTTTGGCGCCATGGGCTTTAAGGTGGCAGAAGGGCCGGATATCGAAACCGACTGGCATAACTTTTCCGCCCTCAACACGCCCGATCATCACCCTGCGCGCACGGATCATGATACGTTTTATCTGCCGCCGCAGCCGGGGCTGGACGTTACACGCGTGCTGCGTACCCAGACGTCTGGCGTGCAAATCCGCACCATGCTGGCGCAAAAACCGCCTATCCGCGTGATTGTACCGGGCCGCACTTACCGGGCCGATCATGATGCCACGCATTCCCCCATGTTCCACCAGTGCGAAGGTTTGGTTGTGGGTAAGGGCATTACGCTAGGGCACCTTAAGGGCTGCCTGATTGAATTTTTGCGAGCGTTTTTTGGTAAGCCGGAACTACCTGTGCGTTTCCGTTCCTCTTACTTCCCATTCACCGAACCTTCCTTGGAAGTCGATATCGGCTGGTCTCGCAAAACTGGTGAGATCGGCGGCGGGGAAGATTGGCTGGAAGTGCTGGGTGCAGGTATGATTCATGCCCGCGTGTTGGCCAACTGTGGGCTGGACCCGCGTGAATGGCAGGGCTTTGCCTTTGGTATGGGCATTGAACGGCTGGCTATGCTCAAGAACGGTATTCCCGATCTGCGTTCGTTTTATGAAAGTGATATCCGCTGGCTGCGCTATTATGGGTCAGACCCACTTGCGCCCGCGCTACTGCATGAGGGGGTGTGA